The genomic region GTTTTCCCGAGCATTAATACCTCATTGCAACTAATTTCTGTTATGTACCGCTTTATCCCTTCTTTATCGATATAACTTCGTGAAGTAAGCTTTCCTTCAATGGCAACTTCATTTCCACGGGACAGGTATTTTTCAACGATTTCTGCTGTCTTCCCCCACGCCACAATGTTATGCCACTGTGTATCTTTAACAATTTCCCCTGCCTGATTTTTATAACTTTCATTGGTGGCAATGGAAAACTTAGCCAATTTTTTTCCGCTCTCTAAATTGATAATCTCAGGATCATTTCCTAAATTACCTAAAAGCTTTACACTGTTTCTTAAACTGTTCATAATAATAAAATTTAAAAGATTAATACTGAATTTTAATTGTACTTTCGATTCACTGAATTGAACAATGCAAAGATTATTCAGCCGCAATGGTTTACTCGGTTCTTACTTGGTTACTTTCGTTTAAATTCGGTTGTAATCATTTGTAAACGTTTGTAAACCCTTATTTAAAATGATTGATATCCTATGGAGACCATAAGTAAAATAGAATTGAGAAATCTTCAAATTGAAGATTATTTAGAATTGAGATCGTCTATGATAGAGGCTTACAGCGACCTAAAAGATGATCCTTGGAGAGAACATGAAATTGAAAAATTACTTACCATTTTTCCGCAGGGACAATTGGTGGTCTTGGTAGATGAGAAAGTCGTGGGCTGCGCATTGTCTTTAATTTTAGACGAAAAAGACATCGACGATAACCATACCTACGAAGAAATTACGGGCAATTACACCTTCTCCACGCACAATTCCCAAGGAAATATCTTGTACGGAATCGATGTCTTTATCCACCCTAAATACCGCGGCTTACGTTTGGGAAGAAGACTATACGATAAGCGAAAGGAATTAACGGAGCAATTAAATCTTAAGGCCATTGTGTTTGCCGGAAGAATCCCTAATTACAAAAAGTACGCAGATGACATAAGTCCTAAGCAATACATCGAAAAGGTGAGAATGAAAGAGCTTTTCGATCCCGTATTGGCCTTTCAGTTAAGCAACGATTTTCACGTAAAGAAAATCATGAAAAACTACTTGGAAGGCGATACCCATTCGTTGGACTACGCAGTGCTTATGGAGTGGAACAATATTTATTACGATAAGAGTCCGAAACTAATCAATTCTGAAAAGTCCATCGTCCGTTTGGGGCTTATTCAATGGCAAATGCGCCCTTTAAAAAATTTGGATGCCTTATTTGAGCAAGCTGAATTTTTTATCGATGCCGTTTCTGGTTACGAAAGCGATTTTGCATTGTTCCCAGAGTTATTTACCGCCCCCCTAATGGCAGATTACAACCACTTAAATGAGGCAGACGCCATTAGGGAGCTGGCCAAGTACACAGAACCGATTCATCAAAAATTTAAAGAATTTGCTATTTCCTACAACATCAATATCATTACCGGAAGCATGCCCAATATTATCGATGGCAATCTTTACAATTCTGGTTTTTTATGCAAACGGGATGGTTCTTCAGAAATGTATACCAAAATCCACATTACTCCCAATGAAATTGCACATTGGGGAATGAAAGGTGGCGACGTTATAAAAACGTTCGATACCGATTGTGGTAAAATTGGTATTATTATTTGCTACGATGTGGAATTTCCAGAACTCAGCAGGTTATTGGCCGATGAGGGAATGCAAATTTTGTTCGTACCATTTTTAACTGACACCCAGAATGGTTATACCCGCGTAAAAAGTTGTTCGCAAGCACGCGCTATAGAAAACGAATGTTATGTGGCCATTGCAGGATGTGTAGGTAACTTACCGCGCGTAAACAACATGGATATTCAATATGCACAAGCCGCAGTTTTAACGCCATCAGATTTTGCTTTCCCCAATAATGGAATTAAAGCAGAAGCCACTCCAAACACCGAAATGACGTTGCTGGTAGATGTAAATATAGAATTGCTAAAAGAACTCCACGAACACGGAAGCGTGCGTATTTTAAAAGACCGCAGAACCGACCTCTACGAAGTGAGAAAAAAATAGTATCTTTAGAGGAATTACTCTTCTAAAGATGCTTTATGGAAAAAACGTGTCTCGAATGCAACGAAAGACTTATTGGGCGTGCCGATAAGAAATTTTGTGGTGATTATTGTAGAAATGCCTACAATAATCAACTAAATAAAGACAGCAAAAACCTAATTAGAAACATTAATAACCGACTTCGAAAGAATTATAGAATTTTAGAAGAACTCAATCCGAAGGATAAAACAAAAACCACCAAAACCCGACTGTTGGATAAAGGTTTTGACTTTGAATATTTTACCAATACCTACACCACAAAAAAAGGCACCACCTATTACTTTTTGTATGATTTGGGTTATTTGCCATTGGACAACGACTATTATATGTTGGTGAGACGGGAACGGTAAAATAGAAATGACTGTTGTTTACAATTATATAATTTCTCTCTTGAGTATCACTACAAACCCTACAAGCTTGCTTAAAGAAATATTAAGCCTTGTAATTCTGACTTACAAGCTTTAAAGCTGCCACCACAATATCCTTTCGGCTTATTTGTCCTACCAACTTCCCGTGATTCATTACCGGCAAACGTCTCCTATGTCCTTTATAAAAACGTGAAGCAGCATCAAAAATACTCATATCATGCGGGATGGTTTCCACTTCAGTTGTCATGAAATTTTCCACATTCTTTTCTAAAATGGGCATATTAAAATACCTACTCTCAGAAATTTGCTTCATACAATCGGCTTCAGAAATAATTCCAACCAAATGGCCATCGCCGTCACAAACGGGGCCCCCGGAAATTCTGTGTTTAATAAAAAGCTCCATCACCTCCAAAATAGATTGTGTCGGACTAAAAAGCACTAAGTTTTTAGTCATATAATCCTCAACCAAAATAGGAGCGTGATACTCCTTCTTTTGCTCTTCCCTTGCTCCTTGAAAACTCTTAATTCCCATATATCGTCATTTTTAGATTGGTGTGAATTATAAATATAATTAATATTGATCAAATAATATAAATAATTCGTAATCTTATAGTTAAATTTTATAGGTTTTGTGAATTTTAAAGCTTCTTGTAAAAAGCTTGAGTTCTTATTATATTATAGTACTTTTAAACTAAGTATCTAAACAAACGCTGTGAAGAAATATTCATCTATCCTTTCCTTTTTAATTATAGTATTATTAGTGGTGTGGCGCTTTTACGATCTCATGCCACAAATGGAATATGCCCCAGAAAACTTTTCTACGGAAAGAACCCTAGAACACATAAAAAAAATAGCAGAAAAACCACATTTTGTAGGGTCTGAAGCTCATGAAGAAGTAAAACAATACATTATTTCTGAACTGAAAGAAATGGGGCTTCAGCCTGAAATACAAAAAGGATATACTACGGGAGATTGGGGAAATGTAAGCTACGCCCAAAACATAATTGCCAAAATTGAAGGCACCCAAGAAGATAAGGCCTTGGTACTAATGTCTCATTACGACAGCAATCCGCATTCTTCACTCGGTGCGAGCGACGATGGTGTTGGTGTCGCCGTAATTTTAGAAGGTATTCAATCTTTGCTTAAGGAAGGCAAAAAACCAAAAAACGATGTTATCATTTTATTTACAGACGGTGAAGAACTTGGCCTCAACGGTGCGCAGCTCTTTGTAGACGAACATCCCCTTGCCAAGGAAATAGGGCTCATATTAAATTTTGAGGCGAGGGGAAGCGGCGGCCCTAGCTATATGCTTATAGAAACCAATGGCGGAAACAAAAACCTAATCCAGTCGTTCAAAAAAGCACACCCACAGTTTCCGGTGGCAAATTCTTTGGCCTACAGTATTTACAAAATGTTGCCCAACGATACCGATCTTACTGTTTTTAGGGAGAGTGCCAACATCGATGGTTTCAATTTTGCTTTCATAGACGATCATTTTGATTACCATACAGTAAACGACAGCTTTGAAAATGTAAACAGTAACACTCTGCAGCACCAAATCTCCTACCTGTTGCCATTACTTGATTTTTATGGTAATTACAATTTAACCACTTTAAAATCTGACACCGATTATATTTATTTCGACATCCCTATATTCAATTTTGTGTATTATCCCTTTGCTTGGATCTTTCCAATGCTACTAATCGCTACCTTAATTTTTATAGTGCTAGTTTTTATAGGTTTAAAAAACAGCAAATTATCAATTTCAGGAATCTTAAAAGGCTTTTTAGCTTTTGTTTTGGCATTAATTATCGCCGGAGTCATTGGTTATTTCAGTTGGAAAACACTTTTAAAAATATATCCTGGCTATCAAGATATCCTGCATGGTTTTACCTATAACGGCCATTTTTATATTGCTGCTTTTTCAGCTTTAAGTTTTGCTATTTCTTTTTATATCTATTCAAAATTCAGCAAAATAAACGCCGCCAATTTATTGGTAGCCCCCATATTTTTTTGGATGCTCATCTGCACAGCAATCGCTTTCTATTTAAAAGGCGCTAGCTTTTTTATTATCCCGGTATTTGGAGCACTCGCCTCCTTGTACATTCTTATAAGTTTAAAAACTAATAAAAAAACGCCGCTCTTATTCCTCATTTTTTTAAGTGTGCCTGCCCTATGGATATTGACCCCGCTAATACAAATGTTCCCTGTGGGATTAGGATTGAAAATCTTGATAGCTTCCTGCGTATTAAGCGTTCTTCTATTCGGACTCTTACTGCCTGTTTTCGGCTTTTACAACAATAAAAAAGCCTATGCCTCCCTCGGGTTTTTAATAGCAGTATTGTTTTTTATCTCTGCACATTTTCAATCTAATTTTACTTTTGAAAGACCGCACCCCACCAGTTTGCTGTACGTTTTAGATGCAGATACCAATAAAGCCCAATGGGCTACCTATAACAAAGAATTGGATTCTTGGGTTTCTCAATATCTAGAAAACGCAACTTCGGAAGAAAGCATTGAATTTAGCAGCAAATACGGAACTAAATTCACAGAAGTGGCCCCTGCACCCCTGAAAAAGATAGCGGAGCCTAAAATAACTATTGAAAACGATAGCGTTGCCAATGGAAAACGATACGTTAAAATATGTGTAACTCCCCAGCGCATGGTGAATCGGCTTGAAGTTCATCCCAACAACACAACAATAAATAGCTGTAGTTTAAACGGGGTTTCTTTTTCTAAAGAGTTTCTAAAAAAGCGTGGCAACAGACTTTTAACACATTACATTAGTAATAATGATTATTCTGAGTTAAATTTAGTGTTTGACGCTAATGAAAAGCTAACACTTACTTTTTATGAAGCTTCCAACGATTTGTTGAGCAACCCGTTATTTAGTATTCCTCCCAGGCCAAAAAATGCCATTCCCATGCCTTTTGTTTTAAACGATGCTATTTTGATTAAAAAAACCTTAAAATTATAATGCCAAAAAAAATTGCAGTTCTCGGTTGTGGCTGGTTGGGATTTCCGTTGGCCAAATCTTTTGTTAAAAAAGGTTACCAGGTTAACGGAGCTACTACTTCCGTGGATAAGATAATGAACATCGCACAGCATAAAATAAATCCGTTTTTACTGGCTGTGCACCAAAAGCACATAGAAGGAAATATAAGTTACTTCTTGCAAGATATCGATGTTTTGGTTGTAAATATTCCGCCGAGAATTAGGAGCAACTCCAACGCTAACTACGTGGGCAAAATTAAAACCCTGACCAGAAAAATTGTGGATTGTAACGTAAAAAAGGTAGTTTTTGTAAGCAGTACTTCCGTTTACTCCAATAAAGATGGGGAGGTAACCGAGCAAACCCCAACAAATCCCGATACTGAAAGCGGGAAACAAGTGCTAGCTTCGGAAGAGATTCTAAGAAACAATGCCGATTTTGAAACTACCATCATTCGATTTGGTGGTCTGTATGGAGAAGACCGTCACCCGGTAAATATGCTATCGGGCCGAAAAAACCTTACCAATCCAGAGGCTCCGGTAAACCTTATCCATTTGGATGATTGTATTGAAATTATTAACAATATTATCACTCAAGAAATATGGGGGAAAACTTTTAATGCTGCGGCCCCCTATCACCCTACAAAAGAAAATTATTACACCGAGCAGGCCTTAAAACTAGGAATAACGCCACCTCAATACGAGAAGAGTAATGGGGACAAAGGAAAAACAGTTAATTCCATTAATTTAGATCGTTATTTAGGCTATAAATTCATCCATCCCAAACTGGATTATAAAGCTCGTTAAAAACCTTAACAAAACTATTTAGCCTTCGTTAAATATTGGTTAAACACTTTTAAAACTGCTAATTAACTTCAAAGTAATATGTACTTTTATAATGTAAAACAAAGAAAGTCAGTTTCTAAATAAAGGAAACAGTAAAAATAAAGTTAGGTTAGGTTTTTAAGTTAGTTTAGATTAGTTTATTAAAGGAGAATTGTTCAACTCAAAAGGGCAATTCTCCTTTTTTTTGCTTATCTCCTTTCTTTTATATTTTTATTGAAATATTTTAATAGATTTGGCAAGAAGATTATTTAACCTAGCGTAGATTGATAGAAAACGCTAAAAATAAAGCTACAATGAAGAAAATTACACTATACTTTATGCTTTTGGTCTCTTTTGCAAGTATGAGCCAAACTAATAAAGAGCTTTCCAAACATTACCAGGCTTTTTATCTGCAAATGAAAAAACAGGGGGACGTAAGAGGGGTTATAAACGCCTTAACACATTTAAATGTCTTAGAGCCTAATGAAGCCCGCACAGATACACTGGCTTATTTTTATAGTAATGCCGGGCAACACGTACAAGCCATTAATTTATTGGGCACCGAAAAAGATACTAAAGCTTCTAACCTTGCCGTAGAAGTAAAAGCGAGGTCTTTAAAGGCTTTAAATCAGCCACAACTAGCAGTTCAGCAATTTGATATCATGTTCGGAAGAAAACCAGACATTTATATTGCTTACGACTTGGTAGATCTAAATCTACAAATTGGAAAAACCGTGGAGGCACAAACTTATATTAAATACGGTTTGGAA from Galbibacter sp. BG1 harbors:
- a CDS encoding CBS domain-containing protein, translating into MGIKSFQGAREEQKKEYHAPILVEDYMTKNLVLFSPTQSILEVMELFIKHRISGGPVCDGDGHLVGIISEADCMKQISESRYFNMPILEKNVENFMTTEVETIPHDMSIFDAASRFYKGHRRRLPVMNHGKLVGQISRKDIVVAALKLVSQNYKA
- a CDS encoding SDR family oxidoreductase, with product MPKKIAVLGCGWLGFPLAKSFVKKGYQVNGATTSVDKIMNIAQHKINPFLLAVHQKHIEGNISYFLQDIDVLVVNIPPRIRSNSNANYVGKIKTLTRKIVDCNVKKVVFVSSTSVYSNKDGEVTEQTPTNPDTESGKQVLASEEILRNNADFETTIIRFGGLYGEDRHPVNMLSGRKNLTNPEAPVNLIHLDDCIEIINNIITQEIWGKTFNAAAPYHPTKENYYTEQALKLGITPPQYEKSNGDKGKTVNSINLDRYLGYKFIHPKLDYKAR
- a CDS encoding M20/M25/M40 family metallo-hydrolase, which encodes MKKYSSILSFLIIVLLVVWRFYDLMPQMEYAPENFSTERTLEHIKKIAEKPHFVGSEAHEEVKQYIISELKEMGLQPEIQKGYTTGDWGNVSYAQNIIAKIEGTQEDKALVLMSHYDSNPHSSLGASDDGVGVAVILEGIQSLLKEGKKPKNDVIILFTDGEELGLNGAQLFVDEHPLAKEIGLILNFEARGSGGPSYMLIETNGGNKNLIQSFKKAHPQFPVANSLAYSIYKMLPNDTDLTVFRESANIDGFNFAFIDDHFDYHTVNDSFENVNSNTLQHQISYLLPLLDFYGNYNLTTLKSDTDYIYFDIPIFNFVYYPFAWIFPMLLIATLIFIVLVFIGLKNSKLSISGILKGFLAFVLALIIAGVIGYFSWKTLLKIYPGYQDILHGFTYNGHFYIAAFSALSFAISFYIYSKFSKINAANLLVAPIFFWMLICTAIAFYLKGASFFIIPVFGALASLYILISLKTNKKTPLLFLIFLSVPALWILTPLIQMFPVGLGLKILIASCVLSVLLFGLLLPVFGFYNNKKAYASLGFLIAVLFFISAHFQSNFTFERPHPTSLLYVLDADTNKAQWATYNKELDSWVSQYLENATSEESIEFSSKYGTKFTEVAPAPLKKIAEPKITIENDSVANGKRYVKICVTPQRMVNRLEVHPNNTTINSCSLNGVSFSKEFLKKRGNRLLTHYISNNDYSELNLVFDANEKLTLTFYEASNDLLSNPLFSIPPRPKNAIPMPFVLNDAILIKKTLKL
- a CDS encoding carbon-nitrogen hydrolase family protein; this translates as METISKIELRNLQIEDYLELRSSMIEAYSDLKDDPWREHEIEKLLTIFPQGQLVVLVDEKVVGCALSLILDEKDIDDNHTYEEITGNYTFSTHNSQGNILYGIDVFIHPKYRGLRLGRRLYDKRKELTEQLNLKAIVFAGRIPNYKKYADDISPKQYIEKVRMKELFDPVLAFQLSNDFHVKKIMKNYLEGDTHSLDYAVLMEWNNIYYDKSPKLINSEKSIVRLGLIQWQMRPLKNLDALFEQAEFFIDAVSGYESDFALFPELFTAPLMADYNHLNEADAIRELAKYTEPIHQKFKEFAISYNINIITGSMPNIIDGNLYNSGFLCKRDGSSEMYTKIHITPNEIAHWGMKGGDVIKTFDTDCGKIGIIICYDVEFPELSRLLADEGMQILFVPFLTDTQNGYTRVKSCSQARAIENECYVAIAGCVGNLPRVNNMDIQYAQAAVLTPSDFAFPNNGIKAEATPNTEMTLLVDVNIELLKELHEHGSVRILKDRRTDLYEVRKK
- a CDS encoding single-stranded DNA-binding protein, yielding MNSLRNSVKLLGNLGNDPEIINLESGKKLAKFSIATNESYKNQAGEIVKDTQWHNIVAWGKTAEIVEKYLSRGNEVAIEGKLTSRSYIDKEGIKRYITEISCNEVLMLGKTS